In one window of Corynebacterium incognita DNA:
- a CDS encoding FUSC family protein: MAETTGARIAPEPMPQRPNPWQLLTAMHSTDIRWPGALRAALALFIPGALSLLTGHEHEMLLVAAGSCAVIYGEGYPYRKRWQVIAIVGTLLTLGTLLGSTLGHGVFSHLNAGGSRWWFLLIGAYTTALATVGVFVQNALRLPPPGVFFIIMASGGATMSSRLGISPWEVAAWTSAGALSALVVGMFGWLVHPHNPEAKAVAALDVAVAAALRDSDEASVIARTHRAQTALANAWAALTDAGIVSGGKVRKPAFAHLVTHVRAAHLKLAAAGPAGNAAEGLDDATRLFDVHRTAIPHTRPTVAYRIFRAMHPYSHATMSAARVAVASVVAAAVGIALGFDRPDWAVVSVVLIAQWGPDRIPGTIRAAQRFGGTIIGIGLFAALHAAGIAQWSLLIALAAVQFLAEIFVTRNYALTVIVTTPLALYLGGAVSKPLGEMVVARFVETVIAVVCALIALWAVPRVFSLRHYRRLVRRSLLSMGALLGALLTATPAEAIRQRRDLQYELLSERRAIQSLAADFPDAAAPLWDDHLVLQRTGYALLDYCTAHVDDEVSLQDIEALAATVRKAQKAL; encoded by the coding sequence ATGGCGGAGACAACTGGTGCACGAATCGCGCCGGAGCCCATGCCGCAGCGCCCCAACCCGTGGCAGCTGCTCACCGCCATGCACTCCACGGATATTCGGTGGCCGGGCGCGCTGCGCGCCGCTCTGGCGTTGTTCATCCCCGGCGCCCTGAGTCTGCTGACGGGCCACGAGCACGAGATGTTGTTGGTGGCCGCGGGGTCCTGCGCGGTGATTTACGGCGAGGGCTATCCCTACCGCAAGCGCTGGCAGGTCATCGCGATCGTCGGCACGCTGCTTACCTTGGGCACGCTGTTGGGGTCCACGCTGGGCCACGGGGTGTTTTCCCATCTGAACGCCGGGGGCTCGCGGTGGTGGTTCCTGCTCATCGGGGCCTATACCACCGCCCTGGCGACGGTGGGTGTCTTCGTGCAAAACGCGCTGCGGCTGCCGCCTCCCGGGGTGTTCTTCATCATCATGGCCTCCGGCGGGGCGACGATGTCCTCGCGGCTGGGCATTAGCCCGTGGGAGGTAGCCGCGTGGACTTCCGCGGGCGCGCTCTCCGCGCTGGTGGTCGGCATGTTCGGGTGGCTGGTGCACCCGCACAACCCGGAGGCTAAGGCGGTGGCGGCGCTGGATGTGGCTGTGGCCGCAGCACTGCGCGATAGCGACGAGGCCTCCGTGATCGCGCGTACGCACCGGGCGCAGACGGCACTGGCGAATGCGTGGGCGGCGCTGACTGACGCGGGCATCGTCAGCGGCGGCAAGGTACGCAAGCCCGCGTTCGCGCACCTGGTGACACATGTGCGCGCGGCCCACCTCAAGCTGGCGGCGGCCGGCCCCGCGGGGAATGCCGCGGAGGGACTAGATGACGCCACCCGCCTTTTTGACGTCCACCGCACCGCCATCCCGCATACGCGGCCGACGGTGGCGTATCGCATCTTCCGGGCGATGCACCCGTATTCGCACGCGACAATGTCCGCGGCTCGCGTTGCCGTGGCGAGTGTGGTGGCCGCCGCGGTGGGCATCGCGCTCGGCTTCGATCGTCCGGACTGGGCGGTGGTCTCCGTGGTGCTGATCGCGCAGTGGGGCCCGGACCGCATCCCGGGAACCATCCGGGCCGCGCAGCGCTTCGGAGGCACCATCATTGGAATTGGGTTATTCGCGGCGCTGCATGCGGCGGGCATCGCGCAGTGGTCACTGCTCATTGCACTGGCCGCGGTGCAGTTTCTGGCGGAAATATTTGTCACCCGCAACTACGCGCTCACGGTCATCGTGACCACCCCGCTGGCGCTGTATCTAGGCGGCGCGGTGAGCAAGCCGCTGGGTGAGATGGTGGTGGCCCGGTTCGTGGAGACGGTCATCGCGGTGGTCTGCGCTCTCATCGCGTTGTGGGCGGTGCCGCGGGTGTTCAGCCTGCGGCACTACCGCCGCCTGGTGCGCCGCTCACTGCTGTCCATGGGCGCGCTGTTGGGCGCGCTGCTCACGGCCACGCCCGCGGAGGCGATCCGGCAGCGCCGCGATCTGCAGTACGAGCTGCTCAGCGAGCGCCGCGCCATCCAGTCCCTGGCCGCAGACTTTCCTGACGCCGCGGCGCCGCTATGGGATGACCACCTAGTGTTGCAGCGCACCGGCTACGCGCTGTTGGACTACTGCACCGCGCACGTCGACGATGAAGTGAGTTTGCAGGACATCGAGGCTCTGGCAGCCACGGTCAGGAAGGCCCAGAAAGCGCTTTAA
- a CDS encoding type II toxin-antitoxin system PemK/MazF family toxin produces the protein MSLFKPLPEEPVDTGLTLINDRLGLHGEHTAHHANRVASIHVENTRDHPRTVCFAPDMDGQADSGEVVWVCTPGNTPTCSPRERAILIIARTRTTVMGLLISPNPTHADADNWVGIGTGEWDEDGKECWVRLDRVLEVPETQIRRQGTLFPPRRFERIANQLRIDYNWA, from the coding sequence ATGTCCCTTTTCAAGCCACTGCCGGAAGAGCCGGTGGACACCGGCCTCACCCTCATCAACGACCGCCTGGGGCTGCACGGCGAGCACACCGCGCACCACGCCAACCGGGTGGCCAGCATCCACGTGGAGAACACGAGGGATCATCCGCGCACGGTCTGCTTCGCCCCGGACATGGACGGCCAGGCCGACTCTGGCGAGGTCGTGTGGGTGTGCACCCCGGGTAATACGCCGACCTGTTCGCCGCGCGAGCGCGCCATCCTCATCATCGCGCGCACCCGGACCACGGTCATGGGACTGCTCATCTCCCCTAACCCGACGCACGCGGATGCCGACAACTGGGTAGGCATCGGCACCGGCGAGTGGGACGAGGACGGCAAAGAGTGCTGGGTCCGCCTGGACCGGGTGCTCGAGGTGCCGGAGACCCAGATCCGCCGCCAGGGCACGCTGTTCCCGCCGCGGCGTTTTGAGCGCATCGCCAACCAACTGCGTATCGATTACAACTGGGCATAA
- a CDS encoding gamma-glutamyltransferase → MPQATSPCSTPGEVSAPTTSFISTPNAQATEAGCAVLAQGGTAADAVVAAQYALGLTEPQFSGPGGGGIALYFDARKDKLSTFDGTVPVPDKDVPGIGPITSVGVPQTDRLMRTLHKRHGALPFEDTTAPAQRLATDGFLATDSLIKAIGYHEELFQPGAAGAFLLNDAGEIPAEGDVLRNPDYAQHLADLAERKFTPQLAEGDVEKQLRKSWRKDRRSQIKPDDALCVPYRDITACGSSSPSTGFMVVAHTLGILGHHDLASLDPYRTDEDTPVARATAAHLMTEAERIAFANANTWMADAEANKSRAESYIKDIVTNPDHHRAAAESIERESATDDVEPLPLNGYSSQYFDSTEEGTSQISVRDAAGNWASVTTTLQRSFGSGIATNGFFLNNSLDNFSKDALPGQPNSREPGIKPRTMMAPVMLMHNDAPVAALGSPGGRKIPAFVLKGIVGLQDWALPTQSVVNMPNFGADNRNSVFVEKSSLHRQEKMSELFERWDQPVDTTTARSGLSIITADQTGADDRRGGIAQGVPIPVVPP, encoded by the coding sequence TTGCCACAGGCGACATCACCGTGCAGCACCCCTGGTGAGGTATCAGCACCGACGACGTCGTTTATCTCCACCCCGAATGCCCAAGCCACCGAGGCCGGCTGCGCGGTCCTCGCCCAAGGCGGCACCGCCGCGGACGCGGTCGTCGCGGCGCAATACGCCCTGGGTTTGACCGAACCGCAATTCTCCGGCCCGGGTGGCGGCGGCATCGCGCTGTACTTCGACGCCCGCAAGGACAAACTGTCCACCTTCGACGGCACGGTCCCCGTCCCCGACAAGGACGTCCCCGGCATCGGCCCCATCACGAGCGTGGGCGTGCCGCAGACCGATCGCCTCATGCGCACCCTGCACAAGCGCCACGGTGCGCTGCCCTTCGAGGACACCACGGCCCCCGCACAGCGCCTGGCCACCGACGGTTTCCTGGCCACCGACAGCCTGATCAAGGCCATCGGCTACCACGAAGAGCTGTTCCAGCCCGGCGCGGCCGGTGCCTTCCTGCTCAACGACGCCGGGGAGATCCCCGCCGAAGGCGATGTCCTGCGCAATCCCGACTACGCCCAGCACCTCGCCGACCTCGCCGAGCGGAAGTTCACGCCCCAGCTGGCCGAAGGGGACGTCGAGAAGCAGCTGCGCAAGAGCTGGCGCAAGGATCGCCGCTCCCAGATCAAGCCTGACGACGCCCTGTGCGTGCCCTACCGCGACATCACTGCCTGCGGTTCCAGCTCGCCCAGCACCGGTTTCATGGTGGTCGCGCACACGCTCGGCATCCTGGGCCACCACGACCTCGCGTCCCTGGATCCCTACCGCACGGACGAGGACACCCCCGTGGCGCGCGCCACCGCCGCGCACCTCATGACGGAGGCAGAGCGCATCGCCTTCGCCAACGCGAACACCTGGATGGCCGACGCGGAAGCCAACAAGTCCCGCGCAGAGTCCTATATCAAGGACATCGTCACCAACCCCGACCACCACCGCGCGGCCGCGGAGAGCATCGAGCGAGAGAGCGCCACAGACGACGTGGAGCCCCTGCCGCTCAATGGCTACAGCTCGCAGTACTTCGACAGCACCGAGGAGGGCACCTCGCAGATCAGTGTCCGCGACGCCGCAGGCAATTGGGCGTCGGTGACCACGACGCTGCAGCGCAGCTTCGGCAGCGGCATCGCCACCAATGGCTTCTTCCTCAACAACTCGCTGGACAACTTCAGCAAGGACGCGCTACCCGGCCAGCCAAACTCCCGGGAACCCGGCATCAAGCCACGCACCATGATGGCGCCGGTCATGCTCATGCACAATGATGCCCCCGTTGCCGCCCTCGGCTCCCCCGGCGGCCGCAAGATCCCTGCCTTCGTGCTCAAGGGCATCGTCGGCCTGCAGGACTGGGCATTGCCCACGCAGTCCGTGGTCAACATGCCCAACTTCGGCGCCGACAACCGCAACAGCGTGTTCGTGGAGAAGTCCTCGCTACATCGCCAGGAAAAGATGTCCGAGTTATTCGAGCGTTGGGACCAGCCCGTAGACACCACCACCGCGCGCAGTGGCCTATCCATCATCACCGCCGACCAGACCGGCGCCGACGACCGCCGGGGCGGCATCGCCCAAGGCGTGCCCATTCCGGTGGTTCCACCTTAG
- the pgsB gene encoding poly-gamma-glutamate synthase PgsB — MLAFMTLAGGAAAVSMAGFYSKEQAHRSRMAGLDINVHINGIRGKSTITRMVGGVLREANYNTISKTTGTYACVIDTDASEHPIKRTGPANINEQYRFLKEWIQPQTEALVVECMAVKPKYQVLCQDVILRSPLSVITNVRLDHQEDMGDTREEIAASLCSTVPMGGTLVTGERDEHIVKIIREHCEARNTKLVVAPHTELSESLVDKFSYHQFEENVAVALSVAEELGIDAETAARGMLRAEPDPGTTKITPVQVSEGDMFYWVPMFAINDWESTTKVYRSVSEQALPDGCKRVIALNNRSDRTDRAQMFIDLVTEDLMNEFDRVILYGDIQEAVRQKLINKGVPEDAVVSTLDMDEDASGHDLIARARDGFGTDPVAIFGMVNIHTEHVISMNRFVDAVVEGNLARTTAAADHTAPMPVVEPAYQGGN; from the coding sequence ATGCTCGCCTTCATGACCCTCGCTGGTGGCGCCGCCGCCGTATCCATGGCCGGTTTCTACAGCAAAGAACAAGCGCATAGATCCCGAATGGCCGGATTAGACATCAACGTGCACATCAACGGCATCCGCGGCAAGTCCACCATCACCCGCATGGTGGGCGGCGTGCTGCGCGAGGCCAATTACAACACCATTTCCAAAACCACCGGCACCTACGCCTGCGTCATCGACACGGACGCCTCCGAGCACCCCATTAAGCGCACCGGCCCGGCCAACATCAACGAGCAATACCGCTTCCTCAAGGAGTGGATCCAGCCTCAGACCGAGGCGCTCGTGGTCGAGTGCATGGCTGTGAAGCCGAAGTACCAGGTGCTGTGCCAGGACGTCATCCTGCGCTCCCCTCTCTCTGTCATCACCAACGTGCGCCTGGACCACCAGGAGGACATGGGTGACACCCGCGAAGAGATCGCGGCGTCGCTGTGCAGCACTGTGCCTATGGGCGGCACCCTGGTCACGGGCGAGCGCGACGAACACATCGTGAAGATCATCCGCGAGCACTGCGAGGCCCGCAACACCAAGCTCGTGGTCGCCCCGCACACGGAGCTCTCGGAGTCCCTGGTAGACAAGTTCAGCTACCACCAGTTCGAAGAAAACGTCGCGGTGGCACTGTCCGTGGCGGAGGAGCTGGGTATCGACGCCGAGACCGCCGCCCGCGGCATGCTGCGCGCGGAGCCGGACCCGGGCACCACCAAGATCACCCCGGTCCAGGTGTCTGAGGGTGACATGTTCTACTGGGTGCCCATGTTCGCCATCAACGACTGGGAGTCCACCACCAAGGTCTACCGCAGCGTTTCTGAGCAGGCACTTCCAGACGGCTGCAAGCGTGTCATCGCGCTGAACAACCGCTCGGACCGCACTGACCGCGCGCAGATGTTCATCGATCTGGTCACTGAGGACCTCATGAATGAGTTCGACCGCGTCATCTTGTACGGCGACATCCAGGAGGCCGTGCGCCAGAAGCTCATCAACAAGGGCGTTCCTGAGGACGCCGTGGTGAGCACCCTGGACATGGACGAGGACGCCTCCGGCCACGACCTCATCGCCCGCGCCCGCGACGGCTTCGGCACCGACCCGGTGGCCATCTTCGGCATGGTCAACATCCACACCGAGCACGTCATCTCCATGAACCGCTTCGTCGACGCCGTGGTCGAGGGCAACCTCGCCCGCACCACCGCCGCCGCCGACCACACCGCACCGATGCCCGTCGTCGAGCCGGCTTACCAGGGAGGTAACTAA
- a CDS encoding poly-gamma-glutamate biosynthesis protein PgsC/CapC, with protein sequence MHHTQLGSLDFLIDYTHLTFFFGVLISYLYFRRRQLSIGGTLAAGYLAASLNNPLNVLMTFLISLVGYVLIKFVILKIFLPRPRQIFAIGLGVGALCGALWLTAGHFFFKDPAMQSSLSLVGVIVPGMLCNSLIKQGVAKTLIPLAWMVPLTAALGFATTFITSTYFGWSLAPRVFDHSESFNGTLLFALCAASVVMALLVQESTVHNAKLRTGGYVTVGLLIALSPVPRYLAIVGLAVLIVAAIYFPYQHKVPLFGKDRFIVLCFLSFFTVSSIELLLALMFNVPFNGMYNVVFGVLPAVIVNDLNQYGFKRTGSGMALSAAGSAVVGVPALLMS encoded by the coding sequence ATGCACCATACTCAGCTGGGAAGCCTCGACTTCCTCATCGACTACACGCACCTCACCTTCTTCTTCGGCGTGCTCATTAGCTACCTCTACTTCCGCCGCCGCCAACTTTCCATCGGCGGCACCTTGGCCGCAGGCTACCTCGCGGCATCCCTGAATAACCCGCTCAACGTGCTCATGACCTTCCTGATCTCCCTGGTTGGTTACGTGCTCATCAAGTTCGTCATCCTGAAGATCTTCCTGCCGCGCCCGCGCCAAATCTTCGCCATCGGCCTCGGCGTCGGCGCACTGTGCGGCGCCCTGTGGCTCACGGCCGGCCACTTCTTCTTCAAGGACCCGGCAATGCAGAGCAGTCTCTCGCTCGTGGGCGTTATCGTCCCGGGCATGCTGTGCAACTCGCTCATCAAGCAGGGCGTGGCCAAGACCCTCATCCCGCTGGCGTGGATGGTGCCGCTGACGGCGGCACTGGGCTTTGCGACGACCTTCATCACCTCCACCTACTTCGGTTGGTCGCTCGCCCCGCGCGTCTTCGACCACTCCGAAAGCTTCAACGGCACCTTGCTGTTCGCCCTCTGCGCAGCCTCGGTGGTCATGGCCCTGCTGGTGCAGGAGTCCACCGTCCACAACGCGAAGCTGCGCACCGGCGGCTATGTCACCGTGGGCCTGCTCATCGCGCTGTCCCCTGTCCCCCGCTACCTGGCCATCGTGGGCCTGGCGGTGCTCATCGTGGCGGCCATCTACTTCCCGTACCAGCACAAGGTGCCGCTGTTCGGCAAGGACCGCTTCATCGTCCTGTGCTTCCTGTCATTCTTCACCGTCAGCTCCATTGAGCTGCTGCTGGCTCTTATGTTCAACGTGCCGTTCAACGGCATGTACAACGTGGTCTTCGGCGTGCTCCCCGCGGTGATTGTCAACGACCTCAACCAGTACGGCTTCAAGCGCACTGGCTCCGGCATGGCCCTGTCCGCCGCCGGCAGCGCCGTGGTGGGCGTCCCCGCCCTGCTCATGAGCTAA
- the rpsT gene encoding 30S ribosomal protein S20 produces the protein MANIKSKKKRILTNEKSRQRNKAVRSAVRTEIRKFRTAVAAGDKAAAETQLRVASRSLDKAVSKGVLHRNNAANKKSGMASAFNKMA, from the coding sequence ATGGCAAACATCAAGTCCAAGAAGAAGCGCATTCTCACCAACGAGAAGTCCCGCCAGCGTAACAAGGCTGTTCGCTCCGCAGTGCGCACCGAGATCCGTAAGTTCCGCACCGCTGTTGCTGCCGGCGACAAGGCTGCTGCTGAGACCCAGCTGCGCGTTGCTTCCCGCTCCCTGGACAAGGCTGTGTCCAAGGGCGTTCTGCACCGCAACAACGCCGCCAACAAGAAGTCCGGCATGGCTTCCGCCTTCAACAAGATGGCCTAA